DNA from Rubripirellula lacrimiformis:
CGTTGGCGATCCAGCGAATCGCTTTGGCCAGCTGTTCACCTTGAGTCATTGATTGCTTCTGTTTCGAAGCAGCATCCTTGCCACTGTTACTCATAGCCAGGCTCCTTTTCTTTCGACGATGTAGTCGAGGATTTTGGGGGGAGCCTGGCTTATTTCATTTATGGCCCTCCAAAAGCTATCCTGGTTACCTAATTCACTCGAAAAATTTCCTTAACGGCGTTGCCCCTCACCCCGGCCCTCTCCCCCAGATCCCCATCGAAGCTCCACTTCGATGGGATCCGGGGGAGAGGGGGCAAGCAGATGGTGGGCGAGAGAGTAACTGAACGACCGCAGTCGACTCTTTTTGGCCCCCTCACCCCTGCCCTCTCCCCCAGATCCCTATCGAAGCTCCACTTCGATGAGATCCGGGGGAGAGGGGGCAAGCAGATGGTGGGCGAGAGAGTAACTGAACGACCGCAGTCGACTCTTTTTGGCCCCCTCTCCCCCGCGTTGAATGCGAGTTCTGCTCGCTTTCGGCGTGGGGGAGAGGGTTGGGGTGAGGGGGGGGCGCTGTACCAACGAAAACAGGCGAGTAGCCTGAGTGGTTACTCGCCTGCGGAAAATTCCGACGTGCAAATGAACTTCGTCGGGAACCCAACGGTAGGTTGAATAATGGGCCGCTCGGTTCGAAGTGATGTTGCTTTCAATCAGCAACGAACGTGCCAAGCGTACAGTGCTTTGCGGTTTTTACGCATCTACCGTTTTTAACGATTGCGCTCACTAATCTCGGCTCACTGCATCGCTCATGGAGGCGTCGCAAACTGAGAGACGCCCTGCGCATTTTGAGACTACGTTGCGACGGAACGTACTCGGGGGCATGTGATCAGTGGGACCAATCCAGTCCGGTTAGCTTCATCAGGCGTTCTTCGAAGTTGCCGATCAAGCCGCCGACTAGCATCCAGTGTCCACGGCAGCGGAGTTCGATCTCGCCGTACTTGTTGATTCGCAAGATCGAATCGCCACAGACTCCGGCGTCGTGAAGCTCTTTGAAGTCTATTTCACCTTCATTTACCACGTCCAGCAGCGTTTTGCCGGTCAGTTCAATGAACGTTTGTTTCATCGGAGGCGCTCGCGAAATACGATCGATTGGTGGCTCGATCCCTGAGCAAACGGAACATCCCGATTGTAATTGGCGGATTCCGAAAGCGAGCCTCGAAAATCGATCATCCATGGGACGGGTTCCCGTGAGTCCAAGCCGCTCGGGGCCCACGTCCGCCCCCAGATATCCCGCCAATCACGCCGCTGGACTGGCTGCATCCGGCTGTTGAACGTCTGGCGACGTTTCCCCCTTGGGGGTGCTATTTCAACAGTCCCTGGACCGTTGGTCCCGTCACTCGGCCGGTAAAGTCCAATGCCGCCACTCGTCCGTCCTGGTCCAGGATCACCACGAACGGCATCGACACCAAACCGAACTGTGCCGCCACTGGATTGGCCACTCGCTGAGTCGCCGACGATTCGGCTCGGTAACTTGGGAAATCGATCGACGATTCGGCGATGAACTCTTTCAACGGTGCTCCCGCCGCGTCCAGGTTCATGCCCACGATCGCAACGTCGCTGGGGTACTGGGCCGCAATTTCGGACAGCATCGGAACGATCTGCAGCGACTCGGGAAAGCTGGTGGCCCAGAACGGCATCAGCACGATCTTGCCGCGGTAATCGGAAATCGCCAGTGGCGAATCGCCGACCGTGGGCAGCGCCGGATCAAAGATTCGTCCGACGACGTTTTTGCGAGCCTGCTTGGCACTGACCGCCAACTCGACCTCGCGGCCTGTCGCGGATTCAGGATCGGCGAACCGCCGACGCAGCACTTCATAGGTCGTGTCGACCAGTGCGGCCAAGTCCGAACCGCCAGGCTCGGCGATCGGCTCAGCCCCTTCGAACTCGAGTGCTGCCCCTGCCAAATACTGGACCGTCTGCAGATCAGCCGACTCATCGATCAGCGTTTCGACGGATTCTTTCCAAGCGTCGGCCGAAACTGACTGGCCAGCCAGAACTTGTTCTCGCAAAGTATCGATGTCATCGAACAGAACGTTGCCCGCCAACTGGGCAGCCATCTGAGCGATCGACACATCGGGGGAATCGGCGAACAGATCGATGATCGCATCGCGAACCCGCTTGGCTTCCAGGTCGTGACCATAGCTAGCCAGTTTGTCACGGGCCTCGCCCATCACCATCATCGCCGGCACGTCATCGGCCGCCGACGTCGACGCCAACGTGTCGACATAGTCCACGATTTGGGCAGCCGCGTCGGGGCTTCCGTTCTGCAGTCGCTCGATCGCGAACCCGATCAACACCAACCGGCTATCGGAAACCAGGCGGGGATCATTCGAGGTTAGATTCTGTTCGGCCAGTGTCTCCAGTTGCTCGGCCGACTTCAGATCGCCCAGAGCGGCTAGGTGCGACAGAGCCTGCAGTTGGCCACGGCTACCCTCCGACTTCATCGCTTCGGACACTGATTCGCCGGTCGCCAATCGGCGTGACGCTTCAAGCTTCATCCGCACGATCCGAAGCAACATCTCACGCGCCTCTGCGGGGTCCGTGATCCCCGACTGACCCGAGACGATCGTTTGCATGTCATGGTCGGCTCCGGCCAGGAACTCCACCAATTTTTCAGGCGACAAGTCGGCCTTCAAATCACGCTGAGGCATGCGGCGATCGGAGCCCGGGTCACTGTCGTCCAGCGTCATCGGAATGCCGCCCACCGCAGCGATCGGTTCCGCAGGCGGCTGACGAAGCAGCTCCATCGGCCGGTCAACCGGCGAATCCGACGCGGCCAGGTCTGCACTTGTCGGATCACGAACCACCGGCGCTCGACCAGGATCGGAGGGCATCGATTCGGGGCCTTCCGAAATCCGAGGAACCGCCGGCAGCATCTGGCCATCGGCGCCCAGATCAGCAGCAGTCCCAGCCAACGAATCGCCCGCGCCCGACTTGGGCGTGGCTGCATCCGTCGACGGCTCGGAAGCCGCATACGAGTCCGCCCCCGCCTCCGGTTGGGAAGTTGACGACGAACAACCACCAGCCGCCAAAGCGACCAACGACAAAGTCAGGCCACTGATCCACTTTTCCATTACCCAAGTCCCGTCAACGCAAGAACCAATTCAATCAAACCCCAATCATATCGCAGTCCGAATCGGCAGATAGGGAAGCGGAAAGATTGCGAGTAGGTAACTGAGAACCGCGGGCCCCCTCACCCCATCCCTCTCCCCCAGATCCCCATCGAAGCTCCACTTCGGTTGGGATCCGGGGGAGAGGGGGCAAAGGACGGTGGACCAAGGGAGCAATCGAGGGATCCACTGAACAACCGCAGTCCCAATTTTCTGGCCCCCTCTCCCCCGCGGTGAATGCGAGTTTTGCTCGCGTTTGGCGTGGGGGAGAGAGGGGGCGCGGGCTTGTGCTGCGTCTGGTTGGTGTGCCTTTCTGTCCTCTGCCGTGCCATCGATCTGCGGGAAGGCTTGCTTCGCGATCTTGCGACTGCTATTTCTCGTTGCTCGAATCGGCTTCGTTGGGGTTCGTCGCTGATCCGAGTTTGCCGCCGATGCTTAGCACTTCCAGTTCATCGGTCAGACGCGTTTCCAAATCCGCGTCACCGTCGAATCCGACGTGGACCGCTTCGATGATTCCGTCTTTGCCAATCAGGATCGTTTGCGGGATGGCGTCGACGACAAATCCGTCGGCGATCTTTCCTTCGGGGTCTAGAACGACGTTCAGTTTCAATTTCTGTTCCTTCAGAAACTCGATCACTTCTTCACGTTCTTGGCCGGTGTTGACCGCCACCATCACCACACCTTGGTCGGCAAACCGGTCGGTCACTTTTTTGATCACTGGCATGGCGGCCACGCAGGGTGTGCACCAGGTGGCCCAGAAGTCTAGGACGATCAC
Protein-coding regions in this window:
- a CDS encoding TlpA family protein disulfide reductase, producing MEKWISGLTLSLVALAAGGCSSSTSQPEAGADSYAASEPSTDAATPKSGAGDSLAGTAADLGADGQMLPAVPRISEGPESMPSDPGRAPVVRDPTSADLAASDSPVDRPMELLRQPPAEPIAAVGGIPMTLDDSDPGSDRRMPQRDLKADLSPEKLVEFLAGADHDMQTIVSGQSGITDPAEAREMLLRIVRMKLEASRRLATGESVSEAMKSEGSRGQLQALSHLAALGDLKSAEQLETLAEQNLTSNDPRLVSDSRLVLIGFAIERLQNGSPDAAAQIVDYVDTLASTSAADDVPAMMVMGEARDKLASYGHDLEAKRVRDAIIDLFADSPDVSIAQMAAQLAGNVLFDDIDTLREQVLAGQSVSADAWKESVETLIDESADLQTVQYLAGAALEFEGAEPIAEPGGSDLAALVDTTYEVLRRRFADPESATGREVELAVSAKQARKNVVGRIFDPALPTVGDSPLAISDYRGKIVLMPFWATSFPESLQIVPMLSEIAAQYPSDVAIVGMNLDAAGAPLKEFIAESSIDFPSYRAESSATQRVANPVAAQFGLVSMPFVVILDQDGRVAALDFTGRVTGPTVQGLLK